A single region of the Salipaludibacillus sp. LMS25 genome encodes:
- a CDS encoding AraC family transcriptional regulator, producing MEVRKEFVIPLNEKKLPLFAETMGYNPDQEAITRHDGYPYFHWLQSIDGTGAIYYEHDMVTLPPAHGVLFMPNVPHSYAKKSNERWETCYLTFDGPFVKELLADLNLYRTAFFTWDTTSPLTYFIEKALKQKETRLDAFNIKTSSLVYEFLVTMSRYAQLKENRPIKYERDLNDLITWMQHNISNSEAGLEDMASLLKLSKRHLNEVFYRTYHVTPYAFFISLRIKEAKKLLLNSDTRTIKTISNMTGFRSPSHFIATFRKITGVSPGRYRELH from the coding sequence ATGGAAGTAAGAAAAGAGTTCGTCATCCCATTAAATGAAAAGAAATTGCCTTTGTTTGCTGAAACAATGGGTTATAACCCGGATCAAGAAGCCATTACACGTCATGACGGCTACCCCTATTTTCATTGGTTACAATCGATCGACGGAACTGGCGCAATTTACTATGAGCATGACATGGTCACTCTCCCTCCAGCACACGGTGTGCTTTTCATGCCAAATGTGCCCCATTCTTATGCTAAAAAGTCAAATGAAAGGTGGGAAACGTGTTATTTAACGTTTGATGGCCCATTTGTGAAAGAGCTGCTAGCTGACCTTAACCTGTATAGAACTGCTTTTTTTACGTGGGATACAACGTCACCTCTCACTTATTTTATTGAAAAGGCTCTTAAACAGAAAGAGACGAGGCTTGATGCTTTTAATATTAAAACGTCTAGTCTCGTGTACGAGTTTTTAGTGACAATGAGCCGGTACGCCCAGTTGAAAGAAAATCGTCCTATAAAATATGAACGAGATTTAAACGATTTAATCACTTGGATGCAGCACAATATTTCTAACTCAGAAGCAGGTTTAGAAGATATGGCAAGTCTTTTAAAGCTGTCTAAACGTCATCTCAATGAGGTGTTTTATAGAACGTATCATGTGACTCCTTATGCTTTTTTCATTAGTTTACGCATAAAAGAAGCGAAGAAACTTCTACTAAACTCCGATACACGTACAATAAAAACCATTTCTAACATGACTGGATTCCGTTCTCCTAGTCATTTTATTGCTACTTTTCGAAAAATAACAGGTGTGTCCCCTGGCCGATATCGGGAGCTTCATTAA
- the aroD gene encoding type I 3-dehydroquinate dehydratase — protein sequence MKNVIQVKNIKIGEGIPKICVSMVGRTTEELIEEASYLQELEADIVEWRADFYDHVEDMQVVKETLAELRFILEEKPLVFTFRSLKEGGKKQVSPSYYVALNKAVVETRLVDLIDVELFNDEKDVATLIKAAHAHNIRVIISNHDFDKTPPKEDIISRLRRAQELGGDLPKIAVMPNSSADVLTLLDATVTMNEKYADRPIITMAMAGKGVVSRLSGEIFGSAVTFGAVKTASAPGQVAINELRQTLNVIHRHL from the coding sequence TTGAAAAACGTTATTCAAGTGAAAAATATTAAAATTGGCGAAGGTATCCCGAAGATTTGTGTCTCAATGGTCGGAAGAACGACAGAAGAACTTATTGAAGAAGCATCCTACTTACAAGAATTAGAAGCTGATATTGTCGAGTGGCGGGCGGATTTTTATGACCATGTAGAAGATATGCAAGTCGTGAAAGAAACGTTGGCTGAATTAAGGTTTATATTAGAAGAAAAGCCCCTTGTATTTACCTTCCGTAGTTTAAAAGAAGGGGGGAAAAAACAAGTCAGCCCGAGCTACTATGTGGCGTTAAATAAAGCAGTGGTGGAAACGCGGCTGGTCGACCTGATCGATGTGGAATTATTTAACGACGAAAAAGATGTGGCCACACTTATTAAAGCTGCCCATGCTCACAACATACGTGTAATTATATCGAATCATGATTTTGATAAAACACCACCAAAAGAGGATATTATCAGCCGATTACGCCGAGCACAAGAGTTAGGTGGAGACCTGCCAAAAATAGCGGTAATGCCAAACAGCTCTGCAGATGTCCTCACATTACTTGATGCCACGGTGACGATGAACGAAAAGTATGCGGATAGACCGATTATTACGATGGCAATGGCAGGAAAAGGTGTCGTTAGTCGGTTATCTGGTGAAATTTTTGGCTCAGCTGTTACATTTGGAGCTGTTAAAACAGCCTCGGCCCCAGGACAAGTAGCCATAAACGAATTGCGGCAAACATTGAACGTAATACATCGTCATTTATAA
- a CDS encoding sugar ABC transporter substrate-binding protein, with amino-acid sequence MKTFKNNLIGGALFILLFTLAACSEETSDKSTAEAKLITEQDTVFIGFLLDTLQDERWYNDKELFEEEVSNLGGRVKTLAANGLDDVQISQAELLIEEGVDVLVVVPRDAAASAAIVELAHEADVKVISYDRLITNSDLDYYISFDNERVGELQAQEIVSKVDSGNFAYIGGAESDNNAILFRQGAMTILQPLIDSGDIELVYDQYTEGWNPDVAEENMLSALDEQGDDIDAVVAANDGTAGGVINALSTVGLDGKIPVSGQDAELSAVRRIVDGTQTMTVYKSINTLAVQAAEMAFKVAAGDDIPTETTVNNGQIDVPSILLEPITVTEDNIDETIIQDDYLSEKDIYQK; translated from the coding sequence ATGAAAACATTTAAGAATAATTTAATAGGGGGAGCTCTGTTTATTCTCCTTTTTACATTAGCAGCTTGTTCAGAAGAAACATCAGATAAAAGTACGGCAGAAGCCAAATTAATTACTGAGCAAGACACTGTCTTTATTGGTTTCTTACTTGATACGTTACAAGATGAACGTTGGTATAATGATAAAGAGTTGTTTGAGGAAGAAGTTTCTAATCTAGGCGGCAGAGTTAAAACGTTGGCAGCTAACGGCTTAGACGATGTTCAAATTAGTCAGGCTGAGCTTCTAATTGAAGAAGGTGTGGATGTGTTAGTCGTCGTGCCCCGTGACGCGGCCGCATCTGCTGCCATTGTAGAGTTAGCGCACGAAGCAGATGTAAAAGTCATTTCATATGACCGATTAATTACTAACTCTGATCTTGATTACTATATATCCTTTGATAATGAAAGAGTTGGAGAGCTTCAAGCCCAAGAGATTGTTAGTAAGGTAGACTCAGGTAACTTTGCCTATATTGGCGGAGCGGAATCAGATAATAATGCGATTCTATTTCGCCAAGGAGCAATGACCATTCTTCAGCCTCTCATCGATAGCGGAGATATTGAGTTAGTTTATGATCAATACACGGAGGGATGGAACCCTGATGTAGCGGAAGAAAACATGCTCTCAGCTTTGGATGAGCAAGGGGACGACATTGACGCTGTTGTGGCTGCAAATGATGGGACAGCTGGCGGAGTCATTAACGCTTTGTCAACAGTCGGCTTAGATGGCAAAATCCCTGTGTCAGGACAAGATGCCGAGTTGAGTGCTGTAAGACGAATTGTTGACGGCACACAAACGATGACTGTCTATAAATCCATTAACACGTTGGCTGTCCAAGCGGCAGAGATGGCTTTTAAAGTAGCGGCAGGTGACGATATCCCTACAGAAACAACGGTTAATAACGGCCAAATTGACGTACCATCCATATTACTAGAACCGATCACAGTGACAGAGGACAATATAGACGAGACGATTATTCAAGATGACTATTTAAGTGAAAAAGATATTTATCAGAAATAG
- a CDS encoding methyl-accepting chemotaxis protein, which produces MTSFLNWKNINLGRKYTIIFSLMASAFILAIFVTFLFLNHTGDTMDETVVKNEVAIHSADLITLFHEKYILIPEYLLMAEDEKLTEYLAFSQSFAETAKELMPNLPDEQLDMFYQMIENNHELDQYFFSVVVPNVQQINTDEFTDIQASVHELKEDTTRIGEELKTSAVTFNQDAMDAAQGDLRDVMFILIFSTAVAITISFVFLFIMSRSIKKNLNKIVVRSQQIADGQLNNEALEYDGKDEIGQLSLSMNHMGKSLRDMISQVSEVSELVDKQSVQLLHSSEEVREGSDQVAVTIEELANGATSQADNATVISESTKDFSHDIDEATGHSDTLVAFSKQVLDVSIKGNQDMEESLTQMSRVNEVVKSSVTKVKSLESKTHSITEIVDVIKSIAEQTNLLALNASIEAARAGEAGKGFAVVATEVRKLAEEVTHSVENITGIVLSIKTETASIAEELNVGYTEVSKGTEVIERTGIQFGDIKNKVEEMSDRVIGISTIFKKVAQSSKDINESVENIAAVSEESAAGSEEISATVVEQSQAVETIADSAKQLTAKVEEMNNMIKRFEL; this is translated from the coding sequence TTGACAAGTTTTTTGAATTGGAAAAATATAAACTTAGGTAGAAAGTATACGATCATTTTTTCTTTAATGGCCAGTGCTTTTATCTTAGCCATCTTTGTCACATTTTTATTTTTGAACCATACAGGAGATACGATGGATGAGACGGTTGTGAAAAATGAGGTCGCGATTCATTCGGCGGACTTAATTACTCTTTTTCATGAAAAATATATTCTTATCCCGGAATATTTGTTAATGGCTGAGGATGAAAAGCTCACTGAGTATCTCGCATTCAGTCAGTCATTTGCGGAAACAGCAAAAGAATTAATGCCAAATTTGCCGGATGAACAGTTAGACATGTTTTATCAAATGATTGAGAACAATCACGAGTTGGATCAATATTTCTTTAGTGTCGTCGTCCCGAATGTTCAGCAAATTAACACGGACGAGTTTACAGACATTCAAGCTTCTGTTCATGAACTCAAGGAGGATACAACTCGTATTGGTGAAGAACTAAAAACGTCGGCTGTGACTTTTAATCAAGATGCGATGGATGCAGCACAAGGGGATTTACGGGACGTTATGTTTATTCTCATTTTTTCCACAGCAGTAGCCATCACCATTTCATTCGTGTTCCTGTTTATTATGAGTCGCAGTATTAAAAAGAATTTAAATAAAATTGTCGTACGAAGTCAACAGATTGCTGATGGGCAGTTGAATAACGAGGCTCTTGAGTATGACGGCAAAGATGAAATCGGTCAGCTATCTTTATCCATGAATCATATGGGGAAAAGTTTGCGGGACATGATTTCCCAAGTGTCAGAGGTATCAGAGCTGGTAGATAAACAAAGTGTCCAACTTCTCCATTCATCAGAAGAAGTGAGAGAAGGAAGTGACCAAGTAGCTGTGACGATTGAAGAATTAGCAAACGGTGCTACGTCTCAAGCTGATAACGCCACGGTGATTTCTGAAAGTACGAAAGATTTTAGTCATGATATTGATGAAGCCACAGGGCATAGTGATACATTGGTGGCTTTCTCAAAACAGGTTCTTGACGTGTCGATTAAAGGAAATCAAGACATGGAGGAATCCCTTACCCAAATGAGCCGTGTCAATGAAGTCGTGAAATCGTCTGTGACGAAAGTGAAAAGTCTTGAGTCTAAAACGCACTCAATCACTGAAATTGTGGATGTGATTAAATCAATTGCAGAGCAGACAAATCTTCTTGCATTAAACGCCTCTATTGAAGCAGCAAGGGCAGGAGAAGCTGGCAAAGGGTTTGCCGTTGTGGCGACAGAAGTTCGAAAGTTAGCAGAAGAAGTAACACATTCTGTGGAAAATATAACGGGTATTGTGCTATCCATTAAAACAGAAACAGCCTCAATTGCTGAGGAACTAAACGTAGGATACACCGAAGTGAGTAAAGGAACAGAAGTTATTGAACGAACTGGGATTCAATTCGGAGACATAAAAAATAAAGTAGAGGAAATGTCTGATAGGGTAATAGGTATATCCACAATATTTAAAAAAGTAGCGCAATCAAGTAAAGATATTAATGAATCCGTTGAAAACATTGCGGCTGTGTCAGAAGAATCGGCTGCAGGATCAGAAGAGATCTCGGCCACGGTAGTAGAGCAAAGTCAAGCCGTTGAAACAATTGCAGACAGCGCGAAACAGCTCACTGCTAAGGTAGAAGAAATGAACAACATGATTAAAAGATTTGAATTATAA
- a CDS encoding beta-galactosidase produces MINKHLPKIWYGGDYNPEQWEKDVWDEDVRMFKLAGINVATLNVFSWALNQPDETTYDFSGLDAHINRLYDNGIYTCLATSTAAHPAWMARKYPDVLRVDFQGRKRAFGGRHNSCPNSPTYRKYSERMADKLGERYKDHPGVLIWHVSNEYGGYCYCENCASAFREWLKKKYGSLAQLNKTWNTRFWGHTFYDWEEIVPPNELSEEGEGNVSAFQGISLDYRIFQSESLLECYKIEYNALKKHTPDVPITTNLMGTYPELDYFKWGKEMDVVSWDSYPGIDTPVSLTAMNHDLMRGLRSGQPFMLMEQTPSQQNWQPYNALKRPGVMRLWSYQAIAHGADTIMFFQLRRSIGACEKYHGAVIEHVGHEHTRVFRETAELGKELENLSDRLLDARVNAKVAIVFDWENRWAINLSSGPSVSLDYVDEVHKYYKALYDRNIPIDLIGVDDDLNQYDIVIAPVLYMVKSGYADKLKTFVKNGGTFITTYFSGIVNEHDLVTVGGYPGELRDLLGIWVEEIDALDPKHANEIVVTDDWGRLSGRYECRLLFDIIHSEGAEVLATYGSDFYADTPVVTSNSFGNGQAIYVGSSAEQRFVTDLVASICDKRQINPLLNTPDGVEVTERVKGDQTYLFILNHNSSPATFQIGKEKLNLLTGQMVNGEVTIAPRDVMILK; encoded by the coding sequence GTGATTAATAAACACTTACCAAAAATATGGTATGGAGGTGATTACAACCCTGAACAGTGGGAAAAGGATGTATGGGATGAAGATGTGCGCATGTTTAAATTAGCTGGCATCAATGTAGCTACGTTGAATGTGTTTTCTTGGGCACTTAACCAGCCCGACGAAACAACGTATGACTTCAGCGGCCTTGATGCGCATATTAACAGGCTTTATGACAATGGGATTTACACGTGTTTGGCAACGAGTACGGCCGCACATCCTGCATGGATGGCTCGGAAATACCCCGATGTCTTAAGAGTTGATTTTCAAGGGAGAAAACGGGCCTTCGGCGGGCGGCATAATTCATGCCCGAACAGCCCAACATATCGTAAGTATTCAGAACGAATGGCTGATAAGCTTGGAGAAAGATATAAAGATCACCCAGGTGTTTTAATATGGCACGTGTCGAATGAATATGGTGGGTATTGTTATTGTGAAAATTGTGCGTCTGCTTTTAGAGAATGGTTAAAAAAGAAATATGGTTCCCTTGCCCAGCTTAACAAGACATGGAATACAAGGTTTTGGGGACATACATTCTACGATTGGGAAGAAATCGTTCCGCCTAATGAACTAAGTGAAGAAGGAGAAGGCAACGTTTCTGCCTTTCAAGGTATTTCACTGGACTATCGTATTTTTCAGTCTGAAAGTTTATTAGAATGTTATAAAATCGAGTATAATGCGCTTAAAAAGCATACGCCAGACGTCCCTATTACAACAAATCTAATGGGGACATACCCAGAACTAGACTATTTTAAATGGGGAAAAGAAATGGACGTTGTGTCTTGGGATAGTTACCCTGGAATCGACACACCCGTAAGCTTGACGGCCATGAATCATGATTTAATGCGTGGGTTAAGAAGTGGACAGCCGTTTATGCTCATGGAGCAGACACCGAGTCAACAAAATTGGCAGCCTTATAATGCCCTTAAACGACCAGGTGTTATGCGGTTATGGAGTTATCAAGCTATCGCCCATGGAGCGGATACAATCATGTTTTTCCAACTGCGTCGGTCTATCGGTGCTTGTGAGAAATATCATGGGGCCGTCATTGAACATGTCGGTCATGAGCATACACGTGTTTTTCGCGAAACAGCAGAATTAGGTAAGGAATTGGAGAACTTATCTGATAGACTGTTAGATGCAAGAGTGAATGCGAAAGTAGCTATCGTGTTTGATTGGGAAAATCGCTGGGCTATCAATTTATCAAGTGGGCCATCTGTCTCCCTTGATTATGTAGATGAAGTTCATAAATATTATAAAGCTTTGTATGACAGAAATATTCCCATTGACCTAATCGGTGTTGATGACGATTTAAACCAATACGACATTGTCATTGCCCCTGTCTTATATATGGTTAAAAGCGGCTATGCCGATAAATTGAAAACGTTTGTCAAAAATGGCGGTACATTCATTACCACTTATTTTAGCGGCATAGTCAATGAACATGATCTCGTAACAGTTGGAGGCTACCCTGGTGAATTACGTGACTTACTGGGCATCTGGGTGGAGGAGATTGATGCCCTCGATCCGAAGCATGCGAATGAGATTGTAGTAACGGATGACTGGGGCCGCTTATCAGGCCGCTATGAGTGTCGATTATTGTTTGACATTATTCACAGCGAAGGGGCTGAGGTGTTGGCGACGTACGGATCAGATTTCTATGCAGACACCCCAGTGGTCACATCTAATTCATTTGGGAACGGCCAAGCAATCTATGTAGGATCAAGCGCAGAACAACGATTTGTGACAGACTTAGTTGCTTCCATATGTGACAAAAGGCAAATCAATCCTTTACTAAATACCCCTGATGGTGTTGAAGTGACAGAACGGGTGAAAGGCGACCAAACTTATTTATTTATTCTGAACCACAATAGCTCACCAGCTACCTTTCAAATAGGAAAAGAAAAGCTTAATCTACTAACAGGACAGATGGTGAATGGCGAAGTAACCATCGCCCCCCGTGATGTGATGATTTTGAAATAG